A genomic window from Microbacterium sp. H1-D42 includes:
- a CDS encoding substrate-binding domain-containing protein has protein sequence MNEHVRMCMIYRMDPQTTHFALRRREQILDLVRSNGQVTVLELAALFQVTDVTIRRDLGALSHQGLISRVHGGATVRSDLDRTVTSRGGPDAPPRFRVGMVIPTLAYYWPAIIAGARTAAAAAQTQLVLRGASYDAAEQHRQLDALVGSGTVDALIVAPDTEGAAGAGLLTWLDDLPLPVVLAERAAPMSLGLTRLSSVATDHSFGAMLAVHHLYAQGHQRIGLVLPPMSPTGLALRSGWQNAIRELGLDPAGGREYTLESTDGGSKANPLAEIVDGCRSDGTTALIVHSDPEAIDLTNHCLDSGIAIPGELALISYDDEVAAGAQLPLTALRPPKPHIGRLAVEMALARLAERTRPIERVLAQPELIVRNSSGPPHAS, from the coding sequence ATGAACGAGCATGTTCGTATGTGTATGATTTACCGCATGGACCCCCAAACCACGCACTTCGCGCTCCGTCGCAGGGAGCAGATCCTCGATCTCGTCCGGTCGAACGGACAGGTGACCGTGTTGGAACTCGCGGCGCTGTTCCAGGTGACCGATGTCACGATCCGACGCGATCTGGGCGCGCTGTCACATCAGGGGCTGATCTCCCGGGTGCACGGCGGCGCGACGGTTCGCAGTGATCTCGACCGCACAGTCACCAGTCGGGGCGGTCCTGACGCTCCTCCGCGATTCCGCGTCGGGATGGTCATTCCGACCTTGGCCTATTACTGGCCCGCGATCATCGCCGGAGCGCGGACGGCTGCTGCGGCGGCGCAGACTCAGCTGGTGCTGCGCGGGGCCTCCTACGACGCCGCCGAGCAGCACCGCCAGCTCGACGCTCTGGTGGGATCAGGCACGGTGGATGCTCTGATCGTTGCCCCGGATACAGAGGGAGCTGCAGGGGCCGGGCTCCTCACCTGGCTCGACGATCTTCCGCTGCCGGTGGTTCTCGCCGAGCGTGCGGCACCGATGAGCTTGGGGCTGACCCGACTGTCGTCGGTTGCCACCGATCACAGCTTTGGAGCGATGCTCGCCGTCCACCATCTGTATGCGCAGGGGCACCAGCGCATCGGTCTGGTCCTTCCTCCGATGTCGCCGACCGGACTCGCGCTGCGCAGCGGCTGGCAGAACGCGATCCGCGAACTGGGGTTGGATCCGGCCGGTGGGCGGGAGTACACGCTGGAATCCACAGATGGCGGGTCGAAGGCGAACCCCTTGGCCGAGATCGTCGACGGATGCCGGTCAGACGGCACGACAGCATTGATCGTGCACTCGGATCCAGAGGCGATCGACCTGACCAATCACTGCCTCGATTCGGGTATCGCCATTCCGGGTGAGCTTGCGCTGATCTCGTACGATGACGAGGTGGCGGCCGGCGCGCAGCTCCCCTTGACCGCGCTGCGCCCGCCGAAACCGCATATCGGCAGGCTGGCGGTAGAGATGGCGCTCGCCCGGTTGGCTGAACGAACCAGGCCGATCGAACGCGTGCTCGCGCAGCCCGAGTTGATCGTGCGCAATTCGTCGGGTCCTCCGCACGCGTCGTAG
- a CDS encoding alpha-L-fucosidase, with protein sequence MTSDDAAVLDAGWFTEARFGMFIHFGAYAVLGRDAWVRSREQLTIEQYQAAVDAFQPENFDPEAWADAAAAAGVRYAVMTAKHHDGFCLFDTGTTTYSTLHNGYGRDLVAEFLAAFRARGIKVGLYYSLLDWHHPDYPSVHDENHPHRGDAVNGNPDAVLSRYVAYMHEQVRELVTRYGVLDTLFFDFSYQDLVGQAWGGEELVAMVRSHQPQILINNRLDAGAGGYGTILDEEPAPWAGDYASPESLLPAGPVHNAGGIAVPWEAALPHNNHWGWFEGDTSFKSAHLVIRTLVQAVSKGGNVLLNVGPQPDGAFPAEAIEIFAQVGDWLERNGDSIYGAAPATLPKPEWGYYTQRGDVVFAHVLEAPIGPLALSGIPAQRVRRMWDVSTGAERPRLLTWVTAPYPDTVFVAFGPEHTYTYPLPDDVDTVIAIELTPA encoded by the coding sequence ATGACGTCGGACGACGCAGCGGTGCTCGATGCTGGATGGTTCACGGAGGCGCGCTTCGGCATGTTCATCCACTTCGGGGCTTACGCGGTTCTGGGGCGCGACGCCTGGGTTCGCTCCCGTGAGCAGCTCACGATCGAGCAGTATCAGGCCGCCGTCGACGCATTCCAGCCGGAGAACTTCGACCCAGAGGCCTGGGCGGACGCCGCGGCGGCCGCTGGGGTGCGGTACGCCGTCATGACGGCGAAGCACCACGACGGCTTCTGCCTTTTCGACACCGGAACAACCACCTATTCGACCTTGCACAACGGGTACGGTCGTGACCTGGTCGCGGAGTTCCTGGCGGCATTCCGCGCCCGCGGGATCAAGGTCGGGCTGTATTACTCGCTGCTGGACTGGCACCACCCCGATTACCCCTCCGTCCACGACGAGAACCACCCGCATCGTGGCGACGCTGTCAACGGAAACCCGGATGCCGTGCTCTCACGCTACGTCGCCTACATGCACGAGCAGGTCCGCGAACTCGTCACTCGCTATGGGGTGCTGGACACGCTGTTCTTCGACTTCTCGTATCAGGACCTTGTCGGACAGGCCTGGGGTGGGGAGGAGCTGGTGGCGATGGTGCGGAGCCATCAGCCGCAGATCCTCATCAACAACCGATTGGATGCCGGGGCCGGTGGCTATGGCACCATCCTCGACGAGGAGCCGGCGCCGTGGGCCGGCGACTACGCCAGCCCCGAGTCACTGCTGCCCGCGGGCCCGGTGCACAACGCAGGAGGCATCGCCGTGCCCTGGGAAGCCGCGCTCCCGCACAACAACCACTGGGGCTGGTTCGAGGGTGACACGTCGTTCAAGTCGGCGCACTTGGTGATCCGCACGCTGGTGCAGGCCGTCAGCAAGGGCGGCAATGTCCTGCTCAACGTCGGTCCCCAGCCCGACGGCGCCTTCCCCGCCGAGGCGATCGAGATTTTCGCTCAGGTGGGGGACTGGCTGGAGCGCAACGGCGACTCCATCTACGGCGCTGCGCCCGCGACCCTTCCCAAGCCCGAATGGGGCTACTACACCCAGCGCGGCGATGTCGTGTTCGCGCACGTACTCGAAGCGCCTATCGGACCACTCGCCTTGAGCGGCATTCCCGCCCAGCGTGTCAGACGGATGTGGGATGTCTCGACGGGTGCGGAGAGGCCTCGACTGCTCACCTGGGTGACCGCGCCCTACCCCGACACAGTGTTCGTCGCCTTCGGCCCGGAGCACACGTACACCTACCCGCTTCCGGATGACGTCGACACCGTCATCGCCATCGAGCTCACTCCCGCCTGA
- a CDS encoding hydroxyacid dehydrogenase, with translation MKDNPSTLLVMAPATYRQQFGRTELDRLGTMATLGDPICVESLAEVSAERLAHTEVLLTSWGCPRVTGEHLDRMPRLGAIIHAAGSTRHLVPDTVYDRGIVVSSAAAANAVPVAEYTLAAIIFAGKRALPLAAGRPAGPTAWTTTNEGSALSNLGRTIGIVGFSQIGRKVLELLSVLDHGPVLVADPFADADAVRSAGGLLVSLEEVLRRAEILSLHAPLLPTTVGMIGAAQLALLPDGATLINTARGGIVDHDALLAECGSGRLDAILDVTEPEPLPHEHPLRALANVTITPHLAGALGTETRRLTHHALDALSAYGAGADLPGAIDAARSLLIA, from the coding sequence GTGAAAGACAACCCGAGCACGCTGCTGGTGATGGCGCCCGCCACGTATCGCCAGCAGTTCGGCCGCACCGAGCTGGACAGGCTTGGCACCATGGCCACGCTCGGCGATCCGATCTGCGTCGAATCGCTTGCTGAGGTCTCCGCGGAGCGGCTCGCTCACACGGAGGTGCTCCTGACCTCTTGGGGCTGCCCGCGGGTGACGGGTGAGCACCTGGATCGGATGCCTCGGCTCGGTGCGATCATCCATGCGGCCGGCAGCACACGCCACCTCGTGCCAGACACCGTCTACGACAGGGGCATCGTGGTGTCCTCCGCGGCCGCGGCGAATGCGGTCCCGGTCGCGGAGTACACCCTCGCTGCCATCATCTTCGCCGGAAAACGGGCTCTGCCATTGGCCGCTGGGCGCCCGGCCGGACCGACCGCATGGACCACCACCAATGAAGGCAGCGCGCTGTCCAACCTCGGGCGGACCATCGGCATCGTCGGGTTCTCGCAGATCGGGCGCAAGGTGCTCGAACTGCTCAGCGTGCTCGATCATGGCCCGGTGCTGGTGGCCGACCCGTTCGCAGACGCGGACGCGGTGCGGTCAGCCGGCGGTCTGCTGGTGTCATTGGAGGAGGTGCTTCGACGCGCCGAGATCCTGTCGCTGCACGCACCGCTGCTTCCCACGACCGTCGGGATGATCGGCGCCGCACAGCTCGCCCTGCTGCCGGACGGTGCCACCCTGATCAACACAGCCAGGGGGGGAATCGTCGATCATGACGCCCTCCTGGCGGAGTGCGGGAGTGGTCGGCTCGACGCCATCCTGGATGTCACTGAGCCCGAACCGCTGCCGCACGAGCATCCACTGCGTGCGCTTGCCAACGTCACCATCACACCGCACCTGGCGGGCGCGCTCGGAACCGAGACGCGCAGACTGACGCATCACGCACTGGACGCGCTGTCCGCGTATGGCGCCGGTGCGGATCTCCCCGGTGCGATCGATGCGGCGCGGAGTCTGCTCATCGCCTGA
- a CDS encoding extracellular solute-binding protein translates to MRKSTITGAALIAASAMVLSACSGGTTSGSAKDGPVTLTVAGWSLASSPELQTLADAFQAENEDITVELVEYDAANYDTQIVADLAAGTAPDLYPIKTISQFPVFQNGGQLLDVSDVAADVDEGVESIDEFTVDGVTYAVPYRQDVFYLYYNKDLFDAAGIDYPNGEWTWEQYEKTAIDLTAALKADGNKAKGTYQHSWQSFPQAFANAQAQPDGAFLAGDWEYLVDYYERAVRLQDAGAQETYGTVTTNSLTYQGQFGTQQSAMMLMGSWYAATLLTQRDSGDAEEFEWSFAPAPQVDSTTVDKPVTTGTPTPIGINAAIDEGEVEAAKKFLTFLGSEEAALVLADLGAKPSVNTEKVADALFAREGMPQDELARFAATNYVTSIEAPLSQKTPALQAILAEAHSAIMSGSVTPEDGIEKAMTRAAAEVLN, encoded by the coding sequence ATGAGAAAGTCAACTATCACCGGCGCGGCTCTCATCGCTGCGAGCGCCATGGTGCTCAGCGCGTGCAGCGGCGGAACCACATCTGGCAGTGCGAAGGACGGCCCGGTCACGTTGACCGTCGCGGGCTGGAGCCTGGCGAGCTCCCCAGAGCTTCAGACTCTCGCCGACGCATTTCAGGCTGAGAACGAGGACATCACCGTCGAACTCGTCGAATACGACGCCGCGAACTACGACACGCAGATCGTCGCCGATCTCGCTGCGGGAACGGCGCCGGATCTTTACCCGATCAAGACGATCTCGCAGTTCCCCGTCTTCCAGAACGGCGGTCAGCTGCTGGATGTGAGCGACGTCGCTGCCGACGTCGATGAGGGCGTCGAGAGCATCGATGAGTTCACCGTCGACGGCGTCACCTACGCCGTTCCCTATCGCCAGGACGTCTTCTACTTGTACTACAACAAGGATCTGTTCGACGCGGCGGGCATCGACTACCCGAACGGCGAGTGGACGTGGGAGCAGTACGAGAAGACCGCCATCGATCTCACCGCGGCGCTCAAGGCGGACGGGAACAAGGCGAAAGGCACGTATCAGCACTCCTGGCAGTCCTTCCCGCAGGCCTTCGCGAACGCGCAGGCTCAGCCGGACGGTGCTTTCCTCGCAGGCGACTGGGAGTACCTGGTCGACTACTACGAGCGGGCCGTTCGACTGCAGGACGCCGGCGCGCAGGAGACCTACGGCACCGTCACCACCAACTCCCTCACCTATCAGGGACAGTTCGGCACGCAGCAGTCGGCGATGATGCTGATGGGCTCCTGGTACGCCGCGACGCTGCTCACCCAGCGTGACTCCGGTGACGCCGAGGAATTCGAGTGGAGCTTCGCGCCCGCGCCACAGGTCGATTCCACCACCGTCGACAAGCCCGTCACGACAGGGACCCCGACACCGATCGGGATCAATGCGGCAATCGACGAGGGCGAAGTCGAAGCTGCGAAGAAGTTCCTGACCTTCCTCGGCTCGGAAGAGGCCGCACTGGTTCTCGCCGACCTCGGCGCCAAGCCGTCGGTGAACACCGAGAAGGTCGCTGACGCTCTCTTCGCTCGGGAGGGAATGCCGCAGGACGAGCTCGCGCGGTTCGCAGCCACGAACTACGTGACCAGCATCGAGGCGCCGCTCTCGCAGAAGACCCCAGCGCTGCAGGCGATCCTGGCCGAGGCGCACTCGGCGATCATGTCCGGAAGCGTCACACCCGAGGACGGGATCGAGAAGGCGATGACCCGGGCCGCTGCGGAAGTCCTGAACTGA
- a CDS encoding sugar ABC transporter permease, protein MTTESSLDTRERSARRRGSLSRRNALIGWTFVLPNFLGFALMTLIPVLVLFYLGFSSWNAFGTPEFVGLANFEKLLRDTTFHTALFNTGYYAAFHIPLTLAVSLGLALLLNRKIRGAAFFRTVAFFPYITSIVAIAVVWNMLFSPEAGPINQLLSALGVAEPPGWTSSTDWAMPAVIIVGTWRDMGYYMLLFLAGLQTVPGELYEAARMDGTNALQRFWHVTLPCLRPTTFFVTVMLTIASFKIFDLILVMTNGGPGTSTLVLSQYIYRKGFVENDFGYASAVAMVLFGICITVTVVQFLLNKRRER, encoded by the coding sequence GTGACCACTGAATCCAGCCTCGACACCCGTGAGAGGTCTGCGCGCCGGCGGGGGAGCCTCAGTCGACGCAACGCGCTGATCGGCTGGACCTTCGTCCTTCCGAACTTCCTGGGATTCGCGCTGATGACGCTCATCCCGGTTCTGGTCCTGTTCTATCTCGGCTTCAGCAGCTGGAACGCCTTCGGCACCCCCGAGTTCGTCGGCCTGGCGAACTTCGAGAAGCTGCTCCGAGACACCACATTCCACACTGCGCTGTTCAACACGGGGTACTACGCGGCGTTCCATATTCCGCTCACGCTGGCGGTATCGCTGGGCCTCGCGCTGCTGTTGAACCGCAAGATCCGCGGTGCTGCATTCTTCCGCACTGTGGCGTTCTTCCCCTACATCACGTCCATCGTCGCCATCGCGGTCGTCTGGAACATGCTGTTCTCGCCTGAAGCAGGACCGATCAACCAGTTGCTGAGCGCGCTGGGGGTGGCCGAACCTCCCGGCTGGACGAGCTCCACTGACTGGGCGATGCCCGCGGTGATCATCGTCGGCACGTGGCGGGACATGGGGTACTACATGCTTCTGTTCCTCGCTGGGCTCCAGACTGTGCCGGGCGAACTCTACGAGGCGGCCCGCATGGATGGGACGAACGCGCTCCAGCGCTTCTGGCATGTCACACTCCCGTGCCTGCGCCCCACCACCTTCTTCGTGACCGTGATGCTGACGATCGCGAGCTTCAAGATCTTCGACCTCATTCTGGTGATGACCAACGGCGGGCCGGGTACGTCGACTCTCGTGCTCTCGCAGTACATCTACCGGAAGGGCTTCGTCGAGAACGATTTCGGATACGCATCTGCAGTGGCCATGGTGCTGTTCGGCATCTGCATCACTGTCACCGTCGTGCAATTCCTACTCAACAAGCGGAGAGAACGATGA
- a CDS encoding carbohydrate ABC transporter permease → MWRTTVLYVVLIAAAAAIMLPFVWMLVSSLKTSNQVFTVPVQWIPDPIVWQNYLDIWAKSDMSTWLGNTLLLSVTVTCIQVLTGSFAAYGFAKTRFPGRDVLFLVYIGTIAVPWQAYMIPQFMLMSKLGLSNTLWSIIVLQAFSAFGVFLMKQFYESIPDDLVEAARIDGLSEYGIWRRIVLPLSGPAIATLVLLTFVNVWNDYLGPLIYLRDSAIWTIQIGLKSFVSQYNAEYALIMTGSVLSVLPIALIFLLGQRYFVEGIATTGLKG, encoded by the coding sequence ATGTGGCGGACCACAGTGCTGTACGTCGTCCTGATCGCCGCCGCTGCTGCCATCATGCTGCCCTTCGTCTGGATGCTCGTGTCTTCGCTGAAGACGAGCAACCAGGTCTTCACTGTCCCCGTCCAGTGGATCCCGGACCCGATCGTCTGGCAGAACTACCTGGACATCTGGGCGAAGTCCGACATGTCGACGTGGCTGGGGAACACCCTTCTGCTGAGCGTGACTGTCACGTGCATCCAGGTGCTCACAGGGAGTTTCGCCGCGTACGGCTTCGCGAAGACCAGGTTCCCTGGGCGCGATGTGCTGTTCCTCGTCTACATCGGAACGATCGCCGTGCCCTGGCAGGCGTACATGATCCCGCAGTTCATGCTGATGTCGAAGCTCGGTCTGTCCAACACGCTGTGGTCGATCATCGTGCTGCAGGCGTTCAGCGCTTTCGGGGTGTTCCTGATGAAGCAGTTCTATGAATCGATCCCGGACGATCTCGTCGAGGCGGCCCGGATCGACGGCCTGTCTGAGTACGGAATCTGGAGACGAATCGTCCTCCCGCTGTCCGGCCCCGCGATCGCGACGCTTGTCCTGCTCACCTTCGTCAACGTCTGGAACGACTACCTCGGGCCGCTGATCTACCTGCGTGACTCCGCCATCTGGACGATTCAGATCGGTCTGAAGTCCTTCGTGTCGCAGTACAACGCCGAATACGCGTTGATCATGACGGGTTCGGTCCTGTCGGTCCTTCCGATCGCATTGATCTTCCTGCTGGGTCAGCGCTACTTCGTGGAGGGCATCGCGACGACGGGTCTGAAGGGCTAG
- a CDS encoding DUF624 domain-containing protein: MRPVNGGARPARQARVSAEMWSTLFGLAYLVMMTNLMLIVGTLPLLALLITTDPRRSWPALALAAVIAAPALTAAFSVFHAHQVERSSQVAIQFWRGWRRHLWRSLAAGAVVVAGAVMIGADLVFLAGSAAGAILSPVLVITFVVMVVTALLVLVAGVERPDARLRDVIKASAYLGVRRWHLTLFTLGVLLALGLLLTVSPAIALGVAAAPLLYAVWGNCRYTLRPVLHPVAAVS; this comes from the coding sequence ATGAGACCGGTCAACGGTGGTGCACGACCCGCGCGCCAGGCACGGGTCTCAGCCGAAATGTGGAGCACGCTGTTCGGCCTCGCATACCTGGTGATGATGACGAACCTCATGCTGATCGTCGGTACCCTGCCGCTGCTCGCACTGCTGATCACGACGGATCCGCGTCGATCGTGGCCGGCTCTCGCGCTGGCCGCTGTAATTGCCGCGCCTGCTCTCACCGCAGCATTCAGTGTGTTCCATGCGCACCAGGTCGAGCGCTCATCACAGGTCGCGATCCAGTTCTGGCGGGGTTGGCGACGGCATCTGTGGCGATCCCTCGCCGCCGGAGCCGTCGTGGTGGCAGGCGCGGTGATGATCGGTGCCGATCTCGTGTTCCTGGCGGGGAGTGCGGCCGGGGCCATCTTGTCGCCGGTGCTGGTGATCACTTTCGTCGTCATGGTGGTCACCGCGCTGCTCGTGCTGGTGGCGGGCGTGGAACGCCCCGATGCGCGGCTGCGCGACGTGATCAAGGCGAGCGCGTACCTGGGGGTGCGTCGCTGGCATCTGACGCTCTTCACGTTGGGGGTGCTGCTCGCGCTGGGGCTTCTGCTCACCGTGAGTCCTGCGATCGCTCTCGGAGTGGCTGCCGCACCTCTGCTCTACGCCGTGTGGGGAAACTGCAGGTACACGCTGCGCCCCGTGCTGCATCCGGTCGCAGCGGTGTCCTGA
- the holA gene encoding DNA polymerase III subunit delta, whose translation MPAARTSARSSGARGGAAKGPKIPQVSWREPRPAPIVLVSGPEDVLAERAIAGVREYLRAEDAELEVTDLRADDYEAGTLFAVTSPSLFGEPRLVRVTGVEKCSDAFLQEALKYIEHPQEGATVVLRHSSGIRGKKLLDGIRSGIGEGIEIPCAAVKRDSDRVDFAAGEFKAARKRIQPSALRSLVSAFADDLTELAAACQQLIGDVEGDITDDVIAKYYGGRVEVSAFVVADTAIAGRYGEALVALRHALASGADPVPMVAAFAMKLRTMARVAGNREPSRQLAQRLGMKDWQIDRARRDLTGWNERSLGLAIQATARADAEVKGASRDPVFALERMVAVIATRQPYGA comes from the coding sequence ATGCCTGCCGCCCGTACCTCTGCTCGAAGCTCCGGTGCGCGCGGAGGCGCAGCCAAGGGTCCCAAGATTCCGCAGGTGTCATGGCGCGAACCGCGTCCGGCGCCGATCGTGCTCGTGTCCGGCCCCGAGGATGTGCTCGCTGAGCGGGCGATCGCCGGCGTCCGGGAATATCTGCGGGCCGAGGATGCCGAACTCGAGGTGACCGACCTTCGGGCCGACGACTACGAGGCCGGAACGCTGTTCGCCGTCACGTCGCCATCGCTCTTCGGCGAACCCCGCCTGGTCCGCGTGACGGGGGTGGAGAAGTGCTCTGACGCCTTCCTGCAGGAGGCACTCAAGTACATCGAGCACCCCCAGGAGGGTGCGACGGTCGTGCTGCGGCACTCGAGCGGCATCCGCGGCAAGAAGCTGCTCGACGGCATCCGCTCCGGCATAGGCGAGGGCATCGAGATCCCGTGTGCGGCCGTCAAACGCGACAGCGACAGGGTCGACTTCGCCGCGGGGGAGTTCAAAGCCGCGCGAAAGCGCATCCAGCCCAGTGCGCTGCGCTCGCTGGTCTCGGCGTTCGCCGACGATCTCACCGAACTCGCCGCGGCGTGCCAGCAGCTCATCGGCGATGTCGAGGGAGACATCACCGACGACGTGATCGCCAAGTACTACGGTGGTCGAGTCGAGGTCTCGGCGTTCGTGGTCGCCGACACCGCGATCGCCGGTCGCTACGGCGAAGCGCTCGTGGCGCTGCGGCACGCCCTGGCATCCGGGGCTGACCCCGTGCCGATGGTCGCCGCGTTCGCGATGAAACTGCGCACGATGGCCCGCGTCGCCGGCAACCGCGAGCCGAGTCGTCAGCTCGCGCAGCGCCTTGGCATGAAGGACTGGCAGATTGACCGCGCGCGTCGCGACCTGACCGGCTGGAATGAGCGGTCGCTGGGCCTTGCCATCCAGGCCACCGCTCGCGCCGACGCCGAGGTGAAGGGTGCCTCCCGCGATCCGGTCTTCGCCTTGGAGCGCATGGTGGCTGTCATCGCCACCCGCCAGCCCTACGGCGCCTGA
- the rpsT gene encoding 30S ribosomal protein S20, producing MANIKSQIKRNKTNLKAQERNRSVKSELKTVVRKTREAVVAGDKEAAEAALKVASVKLDKAVSKGVVHKNQASNRKSAIAKQVAAL from the coding sequence GTGGCAAACATCAAGTCGCAGATCAAGCGCAACAAGACCAACCTGAAGGCTCAGGAGCGCAACCGCTCCGTCAAGAGCGAGCTGAAGACCGTCGTCCGCAAGACGCGCGAGGCTGTCGTGGCCGGCGACAAGGAGGCCGCTGAGGCCGCCCTCAAGGTCGCTTCCGTCAAGCTCGACAAGGCCGTCAGCAAGGGCGTCGTGCACAAGAACCAGGCGAGCAACCGCAAGTCGGCCATCGCCAAGCAGGTCGCCGCTCTCTGA
- a CDS encoding MFS transporter: MTSNHTTHRVGAGWMTLFTLAWLAIWTVTLTPVQLLLPLQLDSPEGDWILGVVYSGLVLGIGGLAGVIAGPAAGALSDRSRGGRGRRRPWALMGVWSTAIFLVLTGYAEGPWLVGACWIGVSIGTAVASAAFTALIADQLPASQRGAGSSVISSSQAVGIVLGVGLVVLLGLSVVAGYLLLAAVIAIVGTAAAVLLPDPPATAADLPQRDSTRPRLASLRDRDFSWMLGGRLVANIGNALGTALFLFFLLHGLGQPNAAAQDNLLLLIVIYTVFVVLASVLVGMISDRSGHRRLLAVLATFVQALSGLVVVLMPTFEMTMVAAALMGIGYGAFSTAGLAFATDLLPDEQDHARDLGIVNVTASLGQLIGPMLGALLVALVGGFWLVFLMAAILSVVGGLMTARARQPEPAAVQR; the protein is encoded by the coding sequence ATGACTTCGAACCACACCACCCACCGCGTCGGCGCGGGGTGGATGACCCTCTTCACCCTCGCCTGGCTGGCCATCTGGACGGTCACACTCACTCCGGTCCAATTGCTGCTGCCGCTGCAGCTGGATTCGCCCGAGGGGGATTGGATCCTCGGGGTGGTGTACTCCGGACTCGTCCTCGGCATCGGAGGACTCGCCGGGGTCATCGCCGGCCCCGCGGCCGGTGCGCTCTCCGACCGCTCGCGCGGCGGACGCGGCCGCCGGCGCCCCTGGGCGCTGATGGGCGTGTGGTCGACCGCGATCTTCCTGGTGCTGACCGGCTACGCCGAAGGCCCCTGGCTGGTGGGTGCGTGCTGGATCGGCGTCTCGATCGGCACCGCCGTGGCATCCGCCGCCTTCACCGCTCTCATCGCTGATCAGCTGCCTGCGTCACAACGCGGAGCAGGTTCATCGGTGATCAGCTCGAGCCAGGCCGTGGGCATCGTGCTCGGTGTGGGACTCGTGGTGCTGCTCGGCCTCAGCGTCGTCGCCGGCTATCTGCTGCTGGCTGCCGTCATCGCGATCGTCGGAACCGCCGCGGCGGTACTGCTGCCGGATCCACCGGCCACAGCCGCCGACCTGCCGCAGCGTGACAGCACACGCCCCCGGCTGGCGTCTCTGCGCGACCGCGACTTCTCGTGGATGCTGGGCGGGCGTCTGGTCGCCAACATCGGCAACGCACTCGGCACGGCACTGTTCCTGTTCTTCCTGCTGCACGGCCTCGGTCAGCCGAACGCCGCGGCGCAGGACAACCTGCTGCTGCTGATCGTCATCTACACGGTCTTCGTCGTGCTGGCCTCGGTGCTCGTGGGCATGATCTCCGACCGTTCCGGCCACCGGCGCCTGCTCGCAGTGCTCGCCACATTCGTGCAGGCGCTTTCGGGGCTCGTCGTCGTGCTCATGCCGACGTTCGAGATGACCATGGTCGCCGCCGCCCTCATGGGCATCGGCTACGGCGCCTTCTCGACGGCCGGCCTCGCGTTCGCCACCGACCTGCTTCCCGACGAGCAGGACCATGCGCGCGACCTCGGCATCGTCAACGTCACCGCCTCGCTCGGACAGCTGATCGGTCCGATGCTCGGTGCGCTGCTGGTGGCGCTGGTCGGCGGGTTCTGGCTGGTGTTCCTGATGGCGGCGATCCTGTCGGTCGTCGGTGGGCTCATGACCGCTCGTGCACGACAGCCAGAGCCAGCTGCAGTACAGCGTTGA
- a CDS encoding alpha/beta hydrolase has protein sequence MTTQVVLVHGIRTSATMWRSQLEWLAERDVPALAIDLPGHGARMAEQFTLDAALGTIDDAVRDAATRGPVLLVGHSMGGLLTLQYTGAEEPPPVAGLIAASCTALPRGAALRTYRTLAGTLDSLPDRGLWLSEQLLNATIPQATRLDFAAGGYALDAQDVALKSLESLDLLNAVPRIHVPLWFVNGQFDQLRMQETLFTRLAPEAELIVVPRTSHLVTAMRPQVFNAVLQLALAVVHERS, from the coding sequence GTGACTACACAGGTCGTCCTCGTCCATGGCATCCGCACTTCGGCCACGATGTGGCGCTCTCAGCTCGAGTGGCTCGCTGAGCGAGACGTCCCGGCTCTCGCGATCGATCTGCCCGGCCACGGTGCGCGCATGGCCGAGCAGTTCACGCTGGACGCCGCGCTGGGGACGATCGACGACGCCGTGCGGGATGCTGCCACGCGCGGCCCGGTGCTGCTGGTCGGCCACTCGATGGGCGGCCTGCTCACGCTGCAGTACACCGGGGCCGAAGAACCGCCGCCGGTGGCGGGCCTGATCGCCGCATCCTGCACCGCCCTCCCCCGCGGCGCGGCGCTGCGCACTTACCGGACGCTCGCGGGCACACTCGACAGCCTCCCGGATCGGGGCCTGTGGCTGTCGGAGCAGCTGCTCAACGCCACGATCCCGCAGGCGACGCGGCTCGACTTCGCCGCGGGTGGCTACGCCCTCGATGCGCAGGACGTCGCGCTGAAGAGCCTGGAATCACTCGACCTCCTGAACGCCGTGCCACGCATCCACGTTCCACTCTGGTTCGTGAACGGACAGTTCGATCAGCTGCGCATGCAGGAGACGCTGTTCACCCGCCTGGCGCCGGAGGCCGAGCTCATCGTGGTTCCGCGCACCTCGCATCTGGTGACCGCCATGCGGCCGCAGGTGTTCAACGCTGTACTGCAGCTGGCTCTGGCTGTCGTGCACGAGCGGTCATGA